Proteins encoded within one genomic window of Panicum virgatum strain AP13 chromosome 1N, P.virgatum_v5, whole genome shotgun sequence:
- the LOC120653713 gene encoding uncharacterized protein LOC120653713: MLISFKSAGGIPTLSSPSTNGCAGSTTTEASSSVTCPNCPTNLLSPSSGSLWSLDKLPISGIRKGTSTSCYRAVSVVDSGRALKFVNITRDDGIPFAALKPGTGFTITCHTLMLGGGSMAWKEDYTVTSGELWEANTRLPRQILMFPRVDIDRPHVAHFLSVQFGYAANKKMWVVSIDMSTKTVESFSLHINGDEGRKTDDADLIEYRSMAVVPFIPCEFPKFLNLSRKKREHME, from the exons ATGCTGATCTCTTTCAAATCTGCTGGTGGTATACCGACGCTGTCATCCCCTTCGACAAATGGCTGTGCTGGATCGACTACCACCGAGGCATCCTCTTCTGTGACATGTCCAAACTGCCCAACCAACCTACTGTCTCCTTCATCTGGTTCCCTCTGGAGTCTGGACAAGTTGCCTATTTCCGGCATACGCAAGGGCACATCCACCAGCTGCTACCGTGCTGTGTCCGTTGTAGACAGCGGCCGTGCGCTCAAGTTTGTCAATATCACCCGTGATGATGGCATTCCCTTCGCAGCACTCAAACCCGGCACTGGTTTCACCATCACCTGCCACACCCTCATGTTAGGCGGCGGCAGCATGGCGTGGAAGGAGGACTACACGGTCACCTCCGGTGAGCTCTGGGAGGCCAACACTCGCCTCCCGCGCCAAATCCTCATGTTCCCTCGAGTCGACATCGACAGGCCACATGTAGCGCACTTCCTTTCCGTCCAGTTTGGATATGCTGCCAACAAGAAGATGTGGGTGGTCTCCATCGACATGAGCACCAAGACCGTGGAGTCATTTTCTCTGCATATCAATGGGGATGAGGGCCGTAAAACTGATGACGCTGACCTGATCGAGTATAGGTCCATGGCTGTCGTGCCCTTCATCCCTTGTGAGTTCCCCAAGTTCCTCAATTTGTCAAG gaagaagagggagcatATGGAATGA
- the LOC120656982 gene encoding ATP synthase subunit O, mitochondrial-like, protein MAAARHLRSGLPLIRAQLAASESAAVAQGSRGFSSQVAKPTGKQVKVPEALYGGTGNYASALFLTAAKANALDKVESEIKTVVEASKNSPLFSQFIKDLSVPKETRVKAITEIFAEAGFSDVTKNFLAVLADNGRLKYIERIAERFVDLTMAHKGEVKVVVRTVIPLPEKEEKELKETLQDILGKNKTILVEQKIDYSIMGGLVIEFGQKVFDMSIKTRAKQMEAFLRQPLEI, encoded by the exons atggcggcggcgcggcacctcAGATCCGGCCTCCCCCTCATCCGCGCTCAACTCGCGGCCTCCGAATCTGCCGCCGTTGCCCAG GGTTCGAGGGGCTTCTCGTCGCAGGTGGCCAAGCCCACCGGGAAGCAGGTCAAG GTTCCAGAAGCTCTGTATGGTGGCACAGGCAACTATGCTAGTGCGCTGTTCCTTACAGCAGCCAAAGCAAACGCATTGGACAAAGTTGAATCTGAGATTAAAACTGTTGTAGAGGCATCCAAGAACAGCCCGCTGTTTTCTCAATTCATAAAGGACCTGTCAGTTCCAAAAGAAACCAGAGTGAAGGCTATAACTGAAATATTCGCTGAAGCTGGGTTTTCAGATGTCACAAAGAATTTCTTGG CTGTCTTGGCGGACAATGGCAGGCTGAAATATATTGAGCGGATTGCTGAGAGATTTGTTGATTTGACCATGGCACATAAGGGGGAGGTGAAGGTTGTTGTCAGGACAGTTATT CCACTTCCCGAGAAGGAGGAGAAAGAACTCAAGGAGACATTGCAAGATATCCTTGGGAAGAACAAAACTATTTTGGTTGAACAGAAG ATTGACTACAGCATCATGGGAGGACTTGTGATTGAATTCGGGCAGAAGGTGTTTGATATGTCGATCAAGACTAGGGCAAAGCAAATGGAGGCGTTCTTGAGGCAACCCCTTGAAATCTAA